From the Aspergillus puulaauensis MK2 DNA, chromosome 1, nearly complete sequence genome, the window CACCGCTGTCTACTTATAAAATGTTGTTCGGTTCGTTTCAATTATCGAGAGAAACTCCAAAATACATTTTGAAACCCTGAATTCCTTCGTCGGAATCTCCCCGCCCAAACGGAGTCAATCACCAAGATCTCGATGAAAGTGAACACCAAACTTCCCTCAAAGACGAGACTATGGTATGTCCACGCGCTCCTTGGGTCTAGGTCAACAGTCTGACATACGATGACCCAGGGAAGTACATAGAATATATTTGAGATGAGTGATTGTGCGAGGTACCAGGAGGTGCAGGTTGCAAGGAGGAGAGCTGTGAGCTGGGTTGAGACTACGTAGAAAATGTAGCACCTATATTACTCTAGATGGGTCTTACAGCAAGTGGAGCGGGGACGGAAGATATACCAGTCAATAGTATGCCACACACGTGCTACAGTTTTTGAAACCGGCACCGACCGGCTGAGCCAAAATGCGAAAGACTCGCACCCATATAAGGACATTACCAGCAGAAGAGGAATCTCAAAAATAAGAACTATGACCACCGAGAGGAATGCTGGTCGGGTAACCACTACGACGCATTAGTGTCCTGACATAGCAATGACACCAGATACGAGCCAAAGGTATAACGCGTTACGAATAGCCGACTCGATAAGCACAGCAGACCCTGGCTTAAACAGGACGAGAAACCCACGGATAGATGGTGCCTCAGCCTTCCTCTTGCGGCTTGGAGTCATGACAAAATACGAGAGGCCAGAAAAGGCTGCGATCATATCACAAGCAAGGCGTACCCCAGCTTGCATATTGACAGTTAGCACCCACTCGCCGACGTGGAACTTAGAAATTACTAAAAGGTCAAGGAAAATATTCACCGCCACTTTGAGCCGATCACGAGTGGAGCGTCTGGCTTATACATCGCGCGTGTTGTGTTGGGAACAGCAACTTCGACCGCAGAACCCAGAGGAGAAAAGGCGCTGATACGGACGTACGTTATACTTGCCTCTTGGACTTCATGTGGAACGAATTTAGATGAAAACTCTCGTGCAGCACCCAGAAATACGATGCTCAGTACCGCCCCCAGAAAGGCTTGGACTATCAATAGAGTGTGCGCAAGCCCTAAGCGAGCTTTAATGGTTCGTGCTTCCTTCTTGGACGGAGTAGTGTATCAGGAGAGTACTCCGGAGCATATAGGACCTCGGGGGGATAATGACACATGCCTGGTGCCTGGCGCTTAAGCAAGGCGGCACAGACCACCATACATTATGGTATTCAGGGGCGGACGGGGTACAGAGCAGCTACAAGGTAGGACAATTCCACGGACCGTGCATGTCCTTGGTGACCCTGGCGAGGAGTGTCTCCATGTGTCAGATGCAAGAGCTTCGATCAACTTCATCCCCCCCCCCTGCCTACTGACAATGGAGCTATAGCTATGCTATTATAGTTGGTTGCCTTTCCAACCTTCAGCCAAGTCCGGGGAACTCCCCGATGGAGGCCTCAAcggaggacggagaggaTAGTCGATTGAGCTTATCCCGAGAGTACTAtaccatctccatcgctgTCGTCGTCAGTACGACCAAGTTCATCGTCACCGTCGGGACTCTCCAGTTCTCCAACACCGCCAAGTCTCGCCACCAGATGAATCCTCTCAAACAAGACCGCTGCCCCGTATTCTTGGTCTTTTGGGATGCTTCTCGTGGCGAGCTCCGATCGTGGCCGATCACGTTTGGAAAGCCACAGCAGGGCGGTCGCCAATGAAGTGGTGGTGCGCACGGGTGAAGGGAAGCAGACGGGAGAAGGAAGTGTTGGCATTATCAATGGATGGCGCtgaggggaggggaagaagctctgTAGCGCCACGATCATCTCTGTCTCGTAGGAATAGGAAGCAGAGAAGTGAGAGGGACCGGGAATTAAGGTTAGTGCAAGCCATGTTGTCAAGCAGCCCACCCAGATCGGGTTAGCGCAACTAACCCAGTCGGGGCATTGAAGTGTCTAACGTCTTATGGAATCTGGCTGGAATGGACACAGACTCCGCCCGCTATCAGTGGTATCCCCCCCACATTGAGCAGATATAGCTCGCTCTGAGTAATGCGATGACTACTATCTGGGGGTTGGTGCGGACCCGAGACAGCACTGCAGCTGCTTGCGCCCAACAAGAGCTCCATATCAACCTCTGTTAACCGCCCAGGCAGGATAAGGGCTTGTCCGGGGACGCAGCAGGCCGCCTGCTTGGCTCTCGGACGGCCAAGCCTTGATCCAAGGTCGTGAGGAGTTCGGCGGTGCCCTTCTGGGCGCTGATAAGACTGGGTTTGGAACTGGCCTCGTACAGCAGTGAGGCTTCTTATCCAGACTCCACCGCCAAGAGCTGTTGGACGAGGGACCTACCATACGGGCCCGGCTGCGTGCTAGCCGAGACCCCGACGCAGCCAACGGTGCCCTAAAGTCCTGGCGCCCAGAGATAGACACTATGGCATTATTCGATTCATCCACCTCATTCCCTCACGGTACCCTCGAAACCGCTGATAATAGCTGCtctgtcgctgtcgtcctcctcgcccggACAATGCCGTCGTTTATAACCCGCCTCCACGCCCGCCTCGGTCTTGGGTTGTACTTCCCCCGCATTCCACCTGGCTCCTTCGCGGCTATTGCTTCGTGATCCCCCCCGCCTGTCTAGCTGGGTGTTGTGACCGATTGTCGCGCCGTCGATCGATCCCAGCGGTTTGGTATATATTGCCGGGCTGTTTCCCGCATTTTCTGCCTCGACATCCCGGGTGGAGGCTATTTATCCATCGACGGATACATTAGTTTGACATTAGACTCAGCTCAAGTCTACTACCCCTCGTCCGCCTCACCATGGATGGCCCTGATCAAATTGGCCCGGACTACCGTCCCAAGCGCACCCTGGCGGATCGTGGCCGCCGCATCGTCAAGACCTTGACCACCCGTGAGGGCCTCTTTGGCGACTATGACTACGCTTTCCTGTTCACGCCGCGCATCCCCTTCATCACCAAGGGCCACAGCACCGCCCCGTTCTTCGGCCTCGACGACAAGGTGCCCGTCTTTTTGGCCCTGCTGCTCGGCCTACAGCACTCCCTGGCCATGCTGGCGGGTGTGATTGCGCCGCCGCTCATCCTCGGTGGCAGCGGCGGCGTGGGCTTTGTCGGAGCCCAGTATCAGTATCTCGTCTCCACCTCGCTGATCGTCTCGGGTCTTCTGTCGGCGGTGCAGATGGCCCGCTTCCACGTCCACAAGACCCGCTACTACATCGGCACCGGACTCATCTCCGTCGTCGGCACCTCCTTTGCAACCATTACCGTCGCGACCGGCACCTTCGCCCAGATGTACCAGACCGGCTACTGTCCGCTGGATGACAACGGCAACCGCCTGCCCTGCCCAAAGGGCTACGGTGCGCTGCTGGGCACCTCCTGTCTCTGCGCGCTGCTCGAGATCGGCCTCTCCTTTTTAAGCCCGCGCGTGCTCCGCAAGGTGTTCCCGCCGCTGGTAACCGGCCCCACGGTGCTGCTCATCGGAGTACATCTCATCGAGAGCGGCATCAAAGACTGGGCCGGTGGCTCTGGCGCCTGCGGTGAGAACCCGGCGGCACAAATGCTCTGTCCCAGCCCCGACGCCCCGCGGCCCCTCCCCTGGGGCAGCGCTGAGTTCATCGGACTaggcttcctcgtcttcgtaaCGATTATCCTGTGTGAACGCTTCGGCTCACCTATCATGAAGTCGTGCGCCGTTGTTATCGGCTTACTGGTGGGCTGCATCGTCGCCGGCGCGTGCGGCTACTTCGACCAGTCCGGCATCGACGCCGCCCCTGTGGTCTCCTTTATCTGGGTGGAAACGTTCCCGCTCTCCCTCTATCCACCCCTTATCCTCCCCTTACTGGCCGTCTATATCGTTATCATGATGGAGTCCATCGGCGATATCACCGCCACCTGCGACGTGTCCCAGGTGGAGGTCGAGGGGCCCAGCTTCGACACGCGCATCCAGGGCGGCGTGCTGGGCAACGGACTAACCTGTCTGATTGCCGGTCTGGCCACCATCACGCCCATGTCTGTGTTTGCCCAGAATAACGGCGTCATCGCCCTGACCAAGTGTGCTAACCGCAAGGCcggtttctgctgctgcatgttTCTTGTCCTTATGGGTATCTTTACTAAGTTCGCCGCCGCCCTTATCGCCATCCCTAAGCCTGTTCTAGGCGGTATGActaccttcctcttctcctccgttGCTATCTCTGGCGTCCGCATTATCTCGACCATCCCCTTTACCCGTCGCAACCGCTTCATCCTCAccgcctccttcgccatcgGAATGGCCGCCACTCTCGTCCCGGAGTGGTTTAAGTACTTCTTCACCTACAGCGGGGACAACCACGCCCTGCAGGGTCTGCTCGAcgccgtcgtcctcgtcatgaCCAACGGTTTCGCCGTCACCGCCGTGCTGGGCCTGATCCTCAACATATGTCTACCGGAAGACCCAGCCGAGGAGGCCGCCCTGCTGGGCTTGCCGTCGAATAACGCCGGCGAGACCACCGTCACTGAGAGCCCGGATTCCTCCACCCATTTCAAGACGGATCCGGATCCCCCGGCGCCCAACACCAAGGAAGGGGGTGATCGCGGCCCCGGGCGTGTATAATacacctacctacctacctgCCTACCTACCTCCCTTCGTTTACGACTTCTACTCCATCGATTCATGAGTTGGTTTCTCGGTTTGGTTAGGCTAGTTGGCTTCTCGATTGGTTCCGTCAGCGGGTCTGTTGAGGCCAACGGTCACGTCATGAGGATATCTCCCTACCTAACTACCTACGTACATATATCTTGATTTTACACTATCTCATGCGTTAGCTTCTCGGTTCGGTTAGGCTGCTTGCACGTTTGATCCCGTGCGTGGTCTCTTGAAGCTGGCGTTAATGTCATGAAGATACCCTCTTTTATCTATCGTTGCTTTTATTCCATCGTAGGGGCCTATGAGTCCCGGTGTTGTTTGTATGTACTTATACGAATCGGATCTTTTATGCAACCGTAACCCTAAAATCAGCGAGCGGGACCAGGCCGTGATTTACTTCGGGATTTTAGCTCcagttctggttctggttctgggtaTCTACAATAATAGCAGCAGTACTAGTTAGTAGATTATGCTGCTGCTTATAGTATTCCATGTATTTTAGGAGATCTTCTAGTAGTGCAGTCAGGGTTGTCAGCAGACTGAATTTAAAAGGGCCTGGAGCAGGGGTTAacaggagagagaagagttAGGTTAgcttagctatataaaaatagtccTAGTATAGTTAAGGATAAGAAATACTCTTTAACATGGCGAGACTTATATTAAGGTATTACTTACTGGCTGGTCCGTCCAGGACATTTCTACAGATTGCGTTGGTGGGATGGAGGGTTTCTGGACCGTGAGCATTAACAGGCGCTTCTTATGGTG encodes:
- a CDS encoding uncharacterized protein (TransMembrane:1 (o20-42i)); this encodes MEASTEDGEDSRLSLSREYYTISIAVVVSTTKFIVTVGTLQFSNTAKSRHQMNPLKQDRCPVFLVFWDASRGELRSWPITFGKPQQGGRQ
- a CDS encoding nucleobase:cation symporter-2 family protein (COG:P;~EggNog:ENOG410PFK4;~InterPro:IPR006042,IPR006043;~PFAM:PF00860;~TransMembrane:12 (i69-94o106-124i136-164o184-205i212-230o265-284i296-315o335-352i422-444o450-469i481-500o520-542i);~go_component: GO:0016020 - membrane [Evidence IEA];~go_function: GO:0022857 - transmembrane transporter activity [Evidence IEA];~go_process: GO:0055085 - transmembrane transport [Evidence IEA]), whose amino-acid sequence is MDGPDQIGPDYRPKRTLADRGRRIVKTLTTREGLFGDYDYAFLFTPRIPFITKGHSTAPFFGLDDKVPVFLALLLGLQHSLAMLAGVIAPPLILGGSGGVGFVGAQYQYLVSTSLIVSGLLSAVQMARFHVHKTRYYIGTGLISVVGTSFATITVATGTFAQMYQTGYCPLDDNGNRLPCPKGYGALLGTSCLCALLEIGLSFLSPRVLRKVFPPLVTGPTVLLIGVHLIESGIKDWAGGSGACGENPAAQMLCPSPDAPRPLPWGSAEFIGLGFLVFVTIILCERFGSPIMKSCAVVIGLLVGCIVAGACGYFDQSGIDAAPVVSFIWVETFPLSLYPPLILPLLAVYIVIMMESIGDITATCDVSQVEVEGPSFDTRIQGGVLGNGLTCLIAGLATITPMSVFAQNNGVIALTKCANRKAGFCCCMFLVLMGIFTKFAAALIAIPKPVLGGMTTFLFSSVAISGVRIISTIPFTRRNRFILTASFAIGMAATLVPEWFKYFFTYSGDNHALQGLLDAVVLVMTNGFAVTAVLGLILNICLPEDPAEEAALLGLPSNNAGETTVTESPDSSTHFKTDPDPPAPNTKEGGDRGPGRV